One region of Mus musculus strain C57BL/6J chromosome 3, GRCm38.p6 C57BL/6J genomic DNA includes:
- the Ccna2 gene encoding cyclin-A2, producing MPGTSRHSGRDAGSALLSLHQEDQENVNPEKLAPAQQPRAQAVLKAGNVRGPAPQQKLKTRRVAPLKDLPINDEHVTAGPSWKAVSKQPAFTIHVDEAEETQKRPAELKETECEDALAFNAAVSLPGARKPLTPLDYPMDGSFESPHAMDMSIVLEDKPVNVNEVPDYQEDIHTYLREMEVKCKPKVGYMKRQPDITNSMRAILVDWLVEVGEEYKLQNETLHLAVNYIDRFLSSMSVLRGKLQLVGTAAMLLASKFEEIYPPEVAEFVYITDDTYSKKQVLRMEHLVLKVLAFDLAAPTVNQFLTQYFLHLQPANCKVESLAMFLGELSLIDADPYLKYLPSLIAGAAFHLALYTVTGQSWPESLAQQTGYTLESLKPCLVDLHQTYLKAPQHAQQSIREKYKHSKYHSVSLLNPPETLSV from the exons ATGCCGGGCACCTCGAGGCATTCGGGTCGCGATGCGGGCTCAGCCCTGCTCTCGCTGCATCAGGAAGACCAAGAGAATGTCAACCCCGAAAAACTGGCGCCAGCCCAGCAGCCGCGGGCGCAGGCGGTGCTGAAGGCCGGGAACGTGCGTGGACCCGCGCCGCAGCAGAAGCTCAAGACTCGACGG GTTGCTCCTCTTAAGGACCTTCCTATAAACGATGAGCATGTCACTGCTGGTCCTTCATGGAAAGCAGTCAGTAAACAGCCTGCCTTCACCATTCATGTGGATGAAGCAGAAGAGACTCAGAAGAGGCCAGCTGAGCTTAAAGAAACAGAGTGTGAAGATGCCCTGGCTTTTAATGCAGCTGTCTCTTTACCCGGAGCAAGAAAACCACTGACACCTCTTGACTATCCAATGGATGGCAGTTTTG aatcaccACATGCTATGGATATGTCTATTGTCTTAGAAGACAAGCCAGTGAACGTTAATGAAGTACCTGACTATCAAGAAGACATTCACACGTACCTTAGGGAAATGGAG gtTAAATGTAAACCTAAAGTGGGTTACATGAAGAGGCAGCCAGACATCACTAACAGCATGAGGGCCATCCTTGTGGACTGGCTGGTTGAGGTGGGAGAAGAATATaaactacagaatgagaccctgcaTTTGGCTGTGAACTACATTGATAGATTCCTCTCCTCCATGTCTGTGTTAAGAGGGAAGCTTCAGCTTGTAGGCACGGCTGCTATGCTGCTAGCTTC GAAGTTTGAAGAAATATACCCCCCAGAAGTAGCAGAGTTTGTGTATATTACAGACGATACCTATTCCAAGAAGCAGGTTCTGAGAATGGAGCACCTAGTATTGAAAGTCCTTGCTTTTGACTTGGCTGCACCAACAGTAAATCAGTTCCTTACCCAGTACTTCCTGCACCTGCAGCCTGCAAACTGTAAGGTTGAAAGCTTAGCAATG tttttggGAGAACTGAGTTTGATAGATGCTGACCCGTACCTTAAGTACCTGCCTTCACTCATTGCTGGAGCTGCCTTCCACTTGGCTCTCTACACAGTCACAGGACAGAGCTGG CCTGAGTCATTGGCACAACAGACTGGATATACCCTGGAGAGTCTTAAGCCTTGTCTTGTGGACCTTCACCAGACCTACCTCAAAGCGCCACAACATGCCCAACAGTCAATACGGGAAAAGTACAAGCATTCAAA ATATCACAGTGTTTCTCTTCTCAACCCACCAGAGACACTAAGTGTGTGA